A genomic region of Micromonospora sp. NBRC 110009 contains the following coding sequences:
- a CDS encoding DivIVA domain-containing protein, whose translation MPQQQSSPLAFFDNANSQPDFTVGLRGYNTGQVDDFIGRLSAALTQSEQARAEAEQRMNDAQRRLRQAEQRQSAIEQKLADTNKQLEENSRPTLSGLGTRVEQILRLAEEQANDHRNEAKRESEGILSAARLEAREITDKARAEAAAMKATAEREAGSVRTAAEREAAEVRVQARREADTLRADAERETKQLRTVTAHEVAELKSTVEREVATLRATAEREITQQRAKAAREAEEKRAEATKLLTDARDKRDKDLQALELQLAERREKAEREESERHAAQVAQTQKLVSEAEQRARAAQERAKEIEQRAEARRVESERTATETVEKAKALADKTLTEARAEAQRLLSEARTEAELTTQAARREVEDLTRQKDAVTSQLGQMLSGLAGIVPGVPAAGAKPEPAKTEGAEKKVAESAS comes from the coding sequence ATGCCCCAGCAGCAGTCCTCCCCTCTTGCGTTCTTCGATAACGCAAACTCGCAGCCCGATTTCACCGTTGGCCTGCGCGGATACAACACCGGCCAGGTCGACGACTTCATCGGCCGACTGTCCGCCGCGCTGACCCAGTCCGAGCAGGCCCGCGCCGAGGCCGAGCAGCGGATGAACGACGCCCAGCGCCGGCTCCGCCAGGCCGAGCAGCGCCAGAGCGCGATCGAGCAGAAGCTCGCCGACACCAACAAGCAGCTCGAGGAGAACAGCCGGCCGACCCTCTCCGGCCTGGGCACTCGCGTCGAGCAGATCCTCCGGCTGGCCGAGGAGCAGGCCAACGACCACCGCAACGAGGCCAAGCGGGAGTCGGAGGGCATCCTCTCCGCCGCACGCCTGGAGGCGCGGGAGATCACCGACAAGGCGCGCGCCGAGGCGGCCGCCATGAAGGCCACCGCCGAGCGGGAGGCCGGCAGCGTCCGCACCGCCGCGGAGCGGGAGGCCGCCGAGGTCCGGGTGCAGGCCCGCCGCGAGGCCGACACCCTGCGCGCCGACGCCGAGCGGGAGACCAAGCAGCTGCGGACGGTCACCGCGCACGAGGTGGCCGAGCTGAAGTCCACCGTCGAGCGTGAGGTGGCCACCCTGCGGGCCACCGCCGAGCGGGAGATCACCCAGCAGCGGGCGAAGGCCGCGCGGGAGGCCGAGGAGAAGCGGGCCGAGGCGACCAAGCTGCTCACCGACGCCCGGGACAAGCGCGACAAGGACCTGCAGGCCCTGGAGCTGCAGCTCGCCGAGCGGCGGGAGAAGGCCGAGCGCGAAGAGTCGGAGCGGCACGCCGCCCAGGTCGCGCAGACCCAGAAGCTGGTCAGCGAGGCCGAGCAGCGGGCCCGGGCCGCCCAGGAGCGGGCCAAGGAGATCGAGCAGCGGGCCGAAGCCCGCCGGGTCGAGTCCGAGCGCACCGCCACCGAGACGGTGGAGAAGGCCAAGGCGCTCGCCGACAAGACGCTGACCGAGGCGAGGGCCGAGGCGCAGCGCCTGCTCAGCGAGGCCCGCACCGAGGCCGAGCTGACCACCCAGGCGGCCCGCCGCGAGGTCGAGGACCTCACCCGGCAGAAGGACGCCGTCACCTCCCAGCTCGGGCAGATGCTCTCCGGCCTGGCCGGCATCGTGCCCGGCGTGCCGGCGGCTGGCGCGAAGCCGGAGCCGGCCAAGACCGAGGGCGCGGAGAAGAAGGTCGCCGAGTCGGCCAGCTGA